TTGTCGCCCGGTTTTCTTGAGCACGTGCCGGCCTTTCTGGCCGGCGACGACACACCGCGCGATCTGCTCGAACGCTGCATCGTGGTGATCGAGTCCCGCGACTCCGAAATCCAGGC
This portion of the Acidimicrobiia bacterium genome encodes:
- a CDS encoding amidase — its product is MSYDPATPLSPGFLEHVPAFLAGDDTPRDLLERCIVVIESRDSEIQA